In one Candidatus Paceibacterota bacterium genomic region, the following are encoded:
- the miaB gene encoding tRNA (N6-isopentenyl adenosine(37)-C2)-methylthiotransferase MiaB, producing MPSVYIKTYGCQMNERDSEAVAAQLLAKGYCLASFEAAADIILLNTCSVRDQAEQKALRKMENIAAEARRRRPNVVLGFMGCVAQSRGQELIDRLPDVDLVVGTQKLHRTGEYLDEILSGRRDKVVEIATEQGSESAIREHLLDGNARKSVAAFVSIMQGCNQYCTFCIVPYTRGEERSRAIPDIAAECRQLVAQGVKEITLLGQIVTSYGRGDISVRDGKSPFVQLLEAVNDIDGLERIRFTSPHPKGYGDDLVDAYGRLPKLAESAHIPVQSGSDRVLKLMHRGYTRQRFLAIIDKLRRVQPGIGLSTDFIAGFPGETEEDFAQTLSLVREVGFDQAFVFKYSARRDTPAANMPGQVSQAVREERNQRLLEVVNELGARQHQGFVGRRVQILAEGPSKKNPARMTGRTRCNKIVIFNGSPRHLGQLVDVNVARAGTFTLYGEVNEGRC from the coding sequence ATGCCGAGTGTTTATATCAAGACCTACGGGTGCCAGATGAACGAGCGCGACAGCGAAGCCGTCGCGGCGCAGCTCCTGGCGAAGGGCTATTGCCTCGCTTCATTCGAAGCTGCCGCTGATATTATTTTGCTCAACACATGCAGCGTGCGGGACCAGGCGGAGCAAAAGGCGCTCCGTAAAATGGAGAATATTGCAGCCGAGGCCCGTCGCCGCCGGCCCAATGTGGTGCTGGGCTTCATGGGCTGTGTTGCCCAAAGCCGGGGACAGGAGCTGATTGACCGGCTGCCCGACGTGGACTTGGTGGTGGGCACGCAGAAGCTCCATCGGACCGGGGAGTACTTGGATGAGATTCTCTCGGGCCGGCGCGACAAGGTTGTTGAGATTGCGACAGAGCAGGGGAGTGAAAGCGCGATTCGGGAGCACCTGCTTGACGGTAACGCCAGGAAGTCGGTAGCGGCGTTTGTGAGCATCATGCAAGGCTGCAACCAGTATTGCACGTTCTGCATTGTGCCCTACACCCGCGGTGAGGAGCGCAGCCGCGCGATCCCCGACATCGCCGCAGAATGCCGCCAACTCGTCGCGCAGGGCGTCAAGGAAATCACCCTCCTGGGCCAGATCGTTACCAGCTACGGCCGCGGTGATATCTCCGTGCGCGACGGCAAATCCCCCTTCGTGCAGCTCCTCGAAGCCGTTAACGACATTGACGGCCTCGAACGCATCCGCTTCACCTCGCCCCACCCCAAGGGCTACGGTGACGACCTCGTTGACGCTTACGGCCGCCTGCCCAAGCTCGCCGAAAGTGCCCACATCCCCGTCCAAAGCGGCAGCGACCGCGTCCTCAAGCTCATGCATCGCGGTTACACCCGCCAGCGATTCCTGGCCATTATTGACAAGCTTCGTCGAGTGCAGCCCGGCATCGGCCTGAGCACCGACTTCATCGCCGGTTTCCCCGGCGAGACCGAGGAGGACTTTGCCCAAACGCTTTCCCTTGTGCGCGAAGTCGGTTTCGACCAGGCCTTCGTCTTCAAGTATTCGGCGCGCCGCGATACACCCGCTGCCAACATGCCCGGGCAGGTGAGCCAGGCGGTCAGGGAAGAGCGGAATCAACGGCTGCTGGAGGTGGTGAACGAGCTGGGCGCGCGGCAGCATCAGGGATTCGTCGGCAGGCGGGTGCAGATTCTGGCAGAGGGCCCAAGCAAGAAGAATCCCGCGCGGATGACCGGGCGGACCCGCTGCAACAAGATTGTGATATTCAACGGCTCACCGCGCCATCTCGGGCAGCTTGTGGACGTAAACGTCGCTCGCGCCGGCACGTTCACGCTATACGGGGAAGTCAACGAGGGCCGATGTTGA
- a CDS encoding glycosyltransferase family 9 protein produces MNSPQGKILVIRGGAIGDFILTLPAIAALRRQFPEAHLEVLGYPHIAQLALAGGLVNRVQSIEARSLAGFFARGGELSPDLADYFSEFDLVVSYLYDPDGIFRTNVGLCTGAQFIQGPHRADERTRLHASKVYLQPLERLAIFDSDPIPRLLLSSRLPVSDPGPTRREALALHPGSGSERKNWPEARWAGLLRYLANTTDFDLLLVGGEAEGERLQRLAAALPPARTRLAQSLPLAELARCLAGCRAFVGHDSGISHLAAAVGLAGLVLWGDTIEEVWRPPSEKVKVLRHPAGLAQLPVDEALGELRSVLAGS; encoded by the coding sequence GTGAACTCTCCCCAAGGCAAGATTCTGGTCATTCGTGGCGGGGCAATCGGCGACTTCATCCTCACGCTGCCGGCCATCGCCGCCTTGCGCCGGCAATTTCCTGAGGCTCACCTCGAGGTTCTCGGCTACCCACATATTGCCCAACTGGCGCTCGCCGGGGGCCTGGTCAACCGGGTTCAGTCCATCGAGGCTCGATCCCTGGCCGGGTTCTTCGCTCGCGGTGGCGAACTGTCGCCGGACCTCGCGGATTACTTCTCGGAGTTCGATCTGGTGGTGTCCTACCTGTACGACCCGGACGGGATCTTCAGGACCAACGTTGGGCTTTGCACCGGCGCACAGTTTATCCAAGGACCCCACCGCGCCGATGAGCGAACCCGGCTGCATGCTTCGAAGGTGTATCTCCAGCCTCTCGAGCGATTGGCGATATTTGATTCCGACCCAATCCCACGGCTGCTCCTGTCTTCCCGGTTGCCGGTGTCCGACCCTGGCCCCACAAGGCGTGAGGCTCTGGCCCTTCATCCTGGCAGCGGGAGCGAGCGTAAGAACTGGCCGGAGGCGCGCTGGGCCGGGTTGCTGCGGTACTTGGCTAACACGACGGACTTTGATTTGCTTCTGGTTGGCGGAGAGGCAGAGGGGGAGCGGCTTCAGCGCCTGGCCGCCGCGCTGCCACCCGCGCGCACACGGTTGGCGCAAAGCCTGCCGCTCGCGGAGCTGGCCCGCTGCCTGGCTGGTTGCCGAGCTTTTGTGGGCCACGATTCGGGGATCTCGCATCTGGCCGCTGCCGTTGGGTTGGCGGGCTTGGTCCTATGGGGAGACACCATTGAGGAAGTATGGCGGCCGCCGAGTGAGAAAGTGAAAGTGCTTCGGCATCCAGCAGGATTGGCACAACTTCCGGTGGATGAAGCCCTGGGTGAACTGCGAAGCGTGCTGGCCGGAAGCTGA
- a CDS encoding AraC family transcriptional regulator, with product MFSATFLRERLAGFDGALHPAVERFLAERGRQPGLSAVQRLSASQEQDLARLRQPPCPDCARSLWYQSRMLALMSEFFFELRGEDELLCDRQKRVARERVDRVIALLGAHLAEPPSLEEIGRQVGCSPFYLSRTFSTEMGMTIPQYLRKLRMERAAELLRTGRYNVTEAALEVGYSSLSHFSQAFCQTMGCCPGLYPLKTRG from the coding sequence GTGTTTTCCGCCACATTTCTGCGCGAGCGCCTGGCCGGTTTCGACGGGGCGCTGCATCCCGCGGTCGAACGCTTCCTGGCAGAGCGCGGCCGCCAGCCTGGCCTGAGCGCCGTGCAACGGCTCAGCGCGAGCCAGGAACAGGACTTGGCGCGACTGCGGCAGCCTCCCTGCCCTGATTGCGCACGTTCTTTGTGGTATCAGAGCCGCATGCTGGCGCTGATGAGTGAGTTCTTCTTCGAACTACGCGGCGAGGATGAACTGCTGTGCGACCGCCAAAAACGCGTGGCGCGAGAGCGGGTGGATCGGGTAATCGCACTGCTGGGCGCCCATCTGGCGGAACCACCCAGTCTTGAGGAAATCGGACGGCAAGTCGGTTGCAGCCCATTCTATCTGAGCCGGACATTCTCGACTGAGATGGGGATGACCATCCCTCAGTATTTGCGCAAGCTGCGCATGGAGCGGGCCGCGGAGTTACTGCGGACCGGCAGATACAATGTCACCGAGGCAGCACTGGAAGTGGGTTATTCCAGCCTCAGCCATTTCAGCCAGGCTTTCTGTCAGACAATGGGCTGTTGCCCCGGACTTTATCCGCTCAAGACTCGTGGTTGA
- a CDS encoding type II secretion system protein, with amino-acid sequence MNIHTRQRGGFTLVELLIVIGIIAILAGMLLPALAGAKGKARQTQCRSNLRQVVVAMFLYADDHAARMPVAAPHELGGPQGIVPASDPWLPARMFGGSLRAEDRPLKEYLGSREVFCSPADKGEPLWWFDTKDYQASSSCYELYGSSYFYASGYNRIGGVVAPMGIAKFVGVEFSFAEFASRPLGLGKSLTTDHYRQPSKKVVIGSIPIHRTMSGVVAISRRAQWYKPDPERLWANAAYLDGHAEFVRVFAYDTQYGGVMTQPSEVNPYY; translated from the coding sequence ATGAACATCCACACCCGCCAACGCGGTGGGTTCACGCTCGTTGAACTCCTCATCGTCATCGGCATCATCGCCATTCTGGCGGGGATGCTGCTGCCCGCGTTGGCGGGGGCCAAAGGCAAGGCCCGCCAGACTCAGTGTCGGAGCAACCTGCGGCAAGTCGTTGTTGCCATGTTCCTGTATGCGGACGATCATGCGGCGCGGATGCCCGTGGCCGCTCCACATGAATTGGGCGGCCCGCAAGGTATCGTCCCGGCATCCGACCCGTGGCTGCCCGCGCGGATGTTCGGCGGATCGCTGCGAGCGGAAGATCGCCCGTTGAAAGAGTATCTTGGCTCACGCGAAGTGTTTTGCTCCCCAGCCGACAAAGGCGAGCCGTTGTGGTGGTTTGACACGAAGGACTATCAGGCCAGCTCCTCCTGCTACGAACTCTACGGCAGCAGTTACTTCTACGCGTCGGGGTACAATCGTATTGGCGGCGTTGTGGCGCCGATGGGCATCGCGAAGTTCGTCGGCGTGGAATTCTCATTCGCTGAGTTTGCATCCCGCCCGCTGGGGTTGGGCAAGTCTTTGACCACGGATCATTACCGCCAGCCCTCGAAGAAGGTGGTTATTGGCAGCATCCCGATTCATCGCACTATGAGCGGCGTGGTGGCCATCAGTCGTCGCGCCCAATGGTATAAACCCGACCCAGAGCGGCTGTGGGCCAACGCCGCGTATCTGGACGGCCACGCGGAATTCGTCAGGGTGTTCGCTTACGACACGCAGTACGGTGGCGTGATGACGCAGCCAAGTGAGGTCAACCCTTACTACTGA
- a CDS encoding methyltransferase domain-containing protein: MPGHWLLAQMGKRVLRPGGLELTRVMLERLNIQPRDAVVEFAPGLGVTAKMTLTRQPASYIAVERDEAAAAEVQAYLTGPRQRCQSGSAEQTGLPDHSATVVYGEAMLTMQGPEQKRRIVGEAFRLLKPGGRYGIHELSLTPDDLPQAVQEDISREMSRNIHVGARPLSAREWRELLRGAGFKIESEATAPMHLLEPRRMVQDEGWWRALRFVFNTMRAAEARRRVLSMRRMFRKHRRHLAAICFIVLKP; this comes from the coding sequence ATGCCTGGCCATTGGTTGCTGGCCCAAATGGGCAAACGTGTGTTGCGGCCCGGCGGATTGGAATTGACCCGCGTTATGCTGGAACGGCTAAACATCCAACCGCGCGACGCAGTGGTGGAATTCGCCCCAGGTCTTGGCGTCACGGCGAAAATGACATTGACCCGGCAACCGGCCAGTTACATCGCCGTCGAACGCGACGAAGCCGCCGCGGCCGAGGTTCAAGCGTATCTCACCGGTCCACGCCAGCGTTGTCAGTCAGGCAGCGCGGAACAGACAGGATTACCAGACCATTCCGCTACGGTGGTCTATGGCGAAGCCATGCTGACGATGCAAGGGCCGGAGCAAAAGCGCCGGATTGTGGGCGAGGCCTTCCGATTGCTCAAGCCCGGCGGACGTTACGGCATCCATGAGTTAAGCCTTACGCCCGACGACCTGCCGCAAGCGGTGCAGGAAGACATCAGCCGCGAGATGTCGCGAAATATCCACGTCGGCGCGCGCCCGCTGTCGGCGCGTGAATGGCGCGAGTTGCTCAGGGGCGCGGGCTTCAAGATTGAATCCGAGGCTACCGCGCCGATGCACCTGCTCGAACCGCGCCGGATGGTGCAGGATGAGGGGTGGTGGCGCGCGCTACGGTTCGTGTTTAACACCATGCGCGCGGCCGAGGCCCGCCGGCGCGTACTGTCCATGCGCCGGATGTTCCGCAAACACCGTCGGCATCTGGCCGCCATCTGTTTCATCGTCCTCAAACCCTGA
- a CDS encoding corrinoid protein translates to MPDLKKLYDSVVSGDAKATQAITKEALDAGVDPLTLVNEHMVPAMDEVGRRFEANEYFVPELLISARAMKASLELIRPLLIARGDKPVGRVAIGTVKGDLHDIGKNLVASLLEGGGFEVIDLGVNVPPERFIETVNEKQANIIAMSALLTTTMPSMKTTIDALKQAGVRDKVKVLIGGAPITQKYAEEIGADGYSENAVGAVALAKKVVAPA, encoded by the coding sequence ATGCCGGACCTGAAAAAACTTTATGACTCGGTGGTGAGCGGCGACGCCAAGGCCACCCAGGCAATCACCAAAGAAGCCCTGGACGCAGGGGTTGACCCGCTCACGCTGGTCAACGAACACATGGTTCCCGCCATGGACGAAGTGGGCCGCCGCTTCGAGGCCAATGAGTATTTCGTCCCCGAATTACTCATCTCCGCCCGCGCGATGAAGGCCTCCCTCGAACTCATCCGCCCGCTTCTCATCGCCCGCGGCGACAAACCGGTCGGCCGCGTCGCCATCGGCACCGTCAAAGGCGATCTGCACGACATCGGCAAGAACCTTGTCGCCTCGCTGCTCGAAGGCGGCGGCTTCGAGGTGATTGACTTGGGCGTCAACGTGCCTCCGGAGAGGTTCATTGAGACGGTCAACGAGAAGCAGGCCAATATCATCGCCATGTCCGCCCTGCTTACCACCACCATGCCGTCCATGAAGACCACCATTGACGCCCTCAAACAGGCAGGCGTGCGCGACAAGGTCAAAGTCCTCATCGGCGGCGCCCCCATCACCCAGAAATACGCCGAGGAAATCGGCGCGGACGGCTACAGCGAAAACGCCGTCGGTGCCGTGGCCCTGGCCAAGAAGGTTGTGGCGCCGGCATAA
- a CDS encoding uroporphyrinogen decarboxylase family protein has protein sequence MTSRERVLAHLTGQPVDRLPCMPITMMFACAQIGARYRDYCTDYRTLVEGQIRTAEAFGFDYVNTMSDPAREAADCGATVEYFDHQPVAIVEDQALLADKAKLASLKIPDPLSGGRMHNGIKALALYKERVGKDMIIEGWIEGPIAEAADLRGINTVMLDFFDDPAFVRDLFDFVIEMELRFAGEQIKAGADIIGVGDAAASLVGPEIYDEFVWPFEKKLVDGIHALGGKVRLHICGNTRRILEGMGRLGCDIVDLDSLAPISEARQKMGPDSVLLGNLNPVAILRNGDPAGVTAAIAECHCQAGPRFIVGAGCEVPRDTPAGNLRALCAYAHSHPPARTPVV, from the coding sequence ATGACAAGTCGAGAAAGAGTCCTCGCACACTTGACCGGCCAGCCCGTTGACCGCCTGCCGTGCATGCCCATCACCATGATGTTCGCCTGCGCGCAGATCGGCGCCCGCTACCGCGATTACTGCACCGACTACCGCACCCTGGTCGAAGGCCAGATCCGCACCGCCGAAGCATTTGGCTTCGACTACGTCAACACCATGTCCGACCCGGCCCGGGAGGCGGCCGATTGCGGCGCGACGGTGGAGTACTTTGACCACCAGCCCGTCGCCATTGTGGAGGACCAGGCCCTCCTGGCCGACAAAGCGAAACTCGCCTCCCTCAAAATCCCCGACCCGCTCAGCGGCGGCCGCATGCACAATGGCATCAAGGCCCTGGCGCTTTATAAAGAGCGTGTCGGCAAGGACATGATTATTGAGGGCTGGATCGAAGGCCCCATCGCCGAAGCCGCCGACCTGCGCGGCATCAATACCGTGATGCTGGACTTCTTTGACGACCCGGCCTTCGTGCGCGACTTGTTCGACTTCGTCATCGAGATGGAGCTGCGCTTCGCCGGCGAGCAGATCAAAGCCGGCGCGGATATCATCGGCGTCGGCGACGCCGCCGCCTCGCTCGTCGGCCCTGAAATCTACGACGAGTTTGTCTGGCCCTTTGAGAAGAAGCTCGTGGACGGCATCCACGCCCTGGGCGGGAAGGTGCGCCTGCACATCTGCGGCAACACCCGCCGCATTCTCGAAGGCATGGGCAGGCTCGGCTGCGACATCGTGGACCTGGACTCCCTGGCTCCGATCTCCGAAGCGCGCCAGAAGATGGGCCCGGACAGCGTCCTGCTCGGAAACCTGAATCCTGTGGCCATCTTGCGCAATGGCGACCCGGCGGGCGTCACTGCCGCCATCGCCGAATGCCACTGCCAGGCTGGCCCCCGCTTCATCGTCGGTGCCGGCTGCGAAGTCCCTCGCGACACTCCCGCCGGGAACCTCCGCGCCCTCTGCGCCTACGCCCACAGTCACCCACCTGCGAGAACGCCAGTGGTCTGA
- a CDS encoding homocysteine S-methyltransferase family protein: MHPLIQELVSRGPVITDGAWGTELQARGLGVGDFPDIWNLTHADRVGEVASAYVAAGSQVILTNTFGANRIRLSEQSAADRAGEINARGVEISLKAAAGKARVFASLGPTGKLLANGDVTEGELRAAFGEQARALAQAGAYALLVETMSDLEEARIAVGAARETGLPVVACMVFDSGKDKDRTMMGITPEQAAKALTEAGADVIGANCGQGIAGFITICQRLHAATDRPIWMKPNAGLPIMVAGRARYTTTPTDFAGYIPALIKAGASFLGGCCGTRPDFIAAIRHSSR, from the coding sequence ATGCACCCGCTCATCCAGGAACTCGTCTCCCGCGGGCCGGTGATTACCGACGGCGCATGGGGCACCGAGTTGCAGGCGCGCGGACTCGGCGTGGGTGACTTCCCGGATATCTGGAACCTCACGCATGCCGACCGCGTCGGTGAGGTTGCGTCGGCTTACGTCGCCGCTGGCAGCCAGGTCATCCTCACCAACACCTTCGGCGCCAACCGCATCCGTCTCAGCGAACAGTCTGCGGCAGACCGCGCGGGCGAGATCAACGCCCGGGGAGTGGAGATTTCCCTCAAGGCGGCAGCCGGCAAGGCCCGCGTATTCGCCTCCCTCGGGCCGACCGGCAAGCTGCTCGCGAACGGCGATGTGACCGAGGGCGAACTGCGCGCCGCGTTCGGCGAGCAGGCGCGGGCGCTGGCGCAGGCCGGAGCCTATGCCCTGCTGGTCGAGACCATGTCGGACCTCGAGGAAGCCAGGATCGCTGTGGGCGCTGCGCGCGAAACCGGCTTGCCCGTCGTCGCCTGCATGGTGTTCGACAGCGGCAAAGACAAGGACCGCACCATGATGGGCATCACCCCGGAGCAAGCCGCCAAGGCGCTCACCGAAGCCGGCGCGGACGTTATCGGGGCCAACTGCGGCCAGGGAATCGCCGGCTTTATTACGATCTGCCAGCGCCTCCACGCCGCGACTGACCGGCCGATTTGGATGAAACCTAACGCCGGCCTCCCCATCATGGTAGCTGGCCGCGCACGCTACACTACGACACCCACGGATTTTGCCGGTTATATCCCGGCACTGATCAAAGCGGGCGCCAGCTTCCTAGGCGGCTGCTGCGGCACTCGACCCGATTTCATCGCCGCCATCCGCCACTCCTCCAGGTAG
- a CDS encoding sugar porter family MFS transporter — translation MPVDAAPAARPSPTVRTNLSYLIPICLVATLGGLLFGYDTGVISGAIEFLTARFALDVVMKGWASGCVLIGCATGVLIVGPISDRFGRKKALLLAAALFLASAVGTALPRDIWTFILFRWLGGIGIGIASMSTPMYIAEIAPAHLRGRLVSVNQIAIVGGILVVYFVNYFIARSGNQAWNEAVGWRWMFASGILPSVAFGLLLLGIPESPRWLVEMGRAPEAETILTKIAGADFARTELASIREALSTARGNWAELFSRALRLPLIVGILLAILQQVTGINVFLYFGTTIFKNMSASTGVDAGMLQQIVIGGASALSTVVAIATVDKWGRKPLMFLGATGMGTSLLAMGLMAQNIADPSTVSGWMLFFIIIYVVCFGLSVGPVTWVILSEIYPTAIRGRALGLATFFLWMADYAVTQTFPMMDAKDSWFVQRFNHAFPFYVYALFCVALIVVLWRLVPETKGRSLEEIERSWAAKSAIRR, via the coding sequence ATGCCAGTTGATGCCGCGCCTGCTGCCCGGCCGTCGCCGACGGTTCGCACCAACCTTTCCTACCTGATCCCCATCTGCCTGGTCGCCACGCTTGGCGGGCTGCTCTTTGGCTACGACACCGGCGTTATCTCCGGAGCCATTGAATTCCTGACGGCGCGTTTCGCGCTCGACGTGGTGATGAAGGGTTGGGCCTCCGGCTGCGTGCTGATCGGCTGCGCGACGGGCGTGCTCATCGTCGGGCCCATTTCAGATCGTTTCGGGCGCAAGAAAGCCCTGCTGCTCGCGGCGGCGCTCTTCCTGGCTTCCGCCGTCGGAACCGCGCTGCCGCGCGACATCTGGACCTTCATCCTGTTCCGTTGGCTGGGCGGCATCGGCATCGGCATCGCCTCCATGTCCACGCCCATGTATATCGCCGAGATCGCCCCGGCGCACTTGCGCGGACGCCTCGTGTCCGTGAATCAGATCGCCATCGTCGGGGGCATTCTTGTCGTCTATTTCGTCAACTACTTCATCGCCCGCTCCGGCAACCAGGCCTGGAACGAGGCGGTCGGCTGGCGCTGGATGTTCGCCAGCGGGATCCTCCCCTCGGTTGCCTTCGGCCTATTGCTGCTGGGCATTCCCGAAAGCCCGCGCTGGCTCGTTGAGATGGGCCGCGCCCCGGAAGCCGAGACAATCCTCACCAAAATCGCCGGTGCGGACTTTGCCCGGACCGAACTCGCGAGCATCCGCGAGGCACTGTCCACCGCAAGGGGCAATTGGGCCGAGCTCTTCTCGCGCGCCCTGCGGCTGCCGTTGATCGTGGGCATTCTCCTGGCCATCCTGCAGCAAGTCACGGGCATCAATGTCTTCCTTTACTTCGGCACCACTATCTTCAAGAACATGAGCGCCTCGACCGGCGTAGATGCCGGGATGCTCCAGCAAATCGTTATTGGCGGCGCCAGCGCGCTATCCACCGTGGTGGCCATCGCCACTGTGGACAAATGGGGGCGCAAACCGCTCATGTTCCTCGGCGCGACGGGCATGGGCACCAGCCTGCTGGCGATGGGCCTGATGGCCCAGAATATCGCCGACCCGTCCACTGTCAGCGGCTGGATGCTCTTCTTCATCATCATCTACGTCGTCTGCTTCGGGCTCTCGGTCGGCCCGGTGACATGGGTGATCCTATCGGAGATTTACCCCACGGCCATCCGCGGACGCGCCTTGGGCCTGGCCACCTTCTTCCTGTGGATGGCCGACTACGCCGTCACGCAGACCTTCCCGATGATGGACGCCAAAGACTCCTGGTTCGTGCAGCGCTTCAACCACGCCTTCCCGTTCTACGTCTATGCCCTCTTCTGCGTGGCGCTCATTGTCGTCCTCTGGCGCCTGGTGCCCGAAACCAAAGGCCGCTCCCTGGAGGAAATCGAGCGAAGCTGGGCCGCCAAATCCGCAATTCGCCGTTGA
- a CDS encoding cell wall anchor protein: MKTVRPFLRRLLSIAVFLTGVGVACTVAAAATVNATWNSAADVPVTATGYTATGHTINLTLNFAPATGTDLMVVNNTWPGFINGAFNNLTNRQAVVLGYGATQFKFVANYYGGTGNDLVLVWTGNRAFAWGKNNMGQLGDNSQTQRQLPVPVTATGVLEGKTLIALAAGGSHSLALCSDGTVAAWGDNTYGQLGDDSKKSRFVPVAVSTAAGVSALSGKVVVGISAGLEHSLALCSDGTVAAWGRNHYGQLGDNTIFTRQVPVAVNTNSGSALHGQSAVIVVAGWQHSLALRWNGTVVAWGRNVEGQLGDNTGGHTEAQRSSPVAVNTTPILSVLASKMVVGVAAGFSHSLALCSDGTVAAWGHNSYGQLGDYSISTRLVPVAVNTDPFYSALHGKFVTAIAAGGFQSLAACSDGTVASWGRNVSGELGDTTTTSRMMPVAVSTAGGISALAGKTVLATATGYYHSLAFCSDGTVAAWGTNVNGQLGDNSTTSRVIPVEADTVSLADGERFAGVTSSSAAHHTLALVAAPPAPPIALTDASILANGSFQLAFTGAPGEPFTVLAATNPALPLNNWTALTGLTEVSPGQYQFTDSQAAGILQRFYRMRSP, from the coding sequence ATGAAAACAGTCCGGCCATTCCTTCGCAGGTTGCTCTCCATTGCGGTTTTCCTCACAGGCGTCGGCGTCGCCTGCACCGTGGCAGCGGCGGCGACCGTCAATGCCACTTGGAACTCCGCCGCCGATGTGCCGGTCACGGCCACCGGTTATACGGCCACGGGTCATACAATAAACCTCACGCTCAACTTCGCCCCCGCCACCGGCACGGACTTGATGGTCGTGAATAACACGTGGCCGGGGTTTATCAATGGGGCGTTCAACAACCTCACCAATCGGCAGGCAGTGGTATTGGGATATGGAGCCACACAGTTCAAGTTCGTGGCTAACTATTACGGCGGCACCGGCAATGACCTCGTGCTGGTCTGGACCGGCAACCGCGCGTTTGCCTGGGGCAAAAACAATATGGGCCAGCTCGGCGACAACAGCCAGACCCAGCGCCAATTGCCCGTGCCCGTGACGGCAACTGGAGTGTTGGAGGGCAAGACCCTGATCGCCTTGGCGGCGGGCGGCTCGCATAGCCTGGCGTTATGTTCCGATGGCACGGTGGCTGCCTGGGGCGACAACACCTACGGCCAGCTCGGTGATGACAGCAAGAAGAGTCGCTTTGTGCCGGTAGCCGTCAGCACGGCGGCGGGCGTTTCGGCGCTTTCGGGCAAGGTGGTGGTGGGGATATCCGCAGGCCTCGAGCACAGCCTGGCATTGTGCTCAGATGGCACGGTGGCGGCCTGGGGCCGCAACCACTACGGTCAACTCGGCGATAACACCATCTTTACGCGCCAGGTCCCAGTAGCGGTAAACACGAACTCTGGTTCGGCGCTCCACGGCCAGTCGGCTGTGATTGTCGTGGCAGGCTGGCAGCACAGCCTGGCGCTGCGCTGGAACGGCACGGTGGTCGCCTGGGGACGCAACGTGGAGGGTCAGCTCGGTGATAACACGGGTGGTCACACTGAGGCGCAGCGAAGTTCGCCGGTGGCGGTGAACACAACGCCGATCCTCTCGGTGCTGGCAAGCAAGATGGTAGTCGGTGTCGCGGCGGGCTTTAGCCACAGTCTGGCCCTGTGCTCCGACGGCACCGTGGCCGCCTGGGGGCACAACAGCTATGGCCAGCTGGGAGATTACAGCATTAGCACCCGCCTAGTGCCGGTGGCGGTGAACACCGACCCGTTCTACTCGGCACTGCACGGCAAGTTCGTGACGGCCATTGCGGCGGGAGGGTTCCAGAGCCTGGCCGCGTGTTCGGATGGCACTGTGGCTTCCTGGGGCAGAAACGTCTCGGGCGAACTCGGTGATACCACCACCACGAGCAGAATGATGCCGGTGGCGGTAAGCACCGCCGGGGGTATCTCGGCGCTGGCTGGCAAGACTGTGCTGGCCACCGCGACAGGCTATTACCACAGCTTGGCGTTCTGTTCGGACGGCACGGTTGCTGCCTGGGGCACTAACGTCAACGGCCAGCTCGGCGACAACTCCACCACCTCGCGTGTTATCCCCGTGGAGGCAGACACCGTATCCCTGGCCGACGGCGAGCGTTTCGCTGGTGTGACCAGCAGTTCAGCGGCCCACCACACGTTGGCACTGGTGGCCGCTCCGCCCGCTCCCCCGATCGCACTGACGGATGCCAGCATACTGGCCAATGGCTCATTTCAGTTAGCCTTCACCGGCGCGCCAGGGGAGCCCTTCACTGTGCTTGCTGCCACGAACCCCGCCCTGCCGCTGAACAACTGGACCGCGCTCACCGGCCTGACGGAAGTCTCCCCTGGCCAGTACCAATTCACCGATTCGCAGGCTGCCGGCATCCTCCAGCGTTTCTACCGCATGCGTTCGCCGTAG